The Streptomyces sp. SS1-1 genome has a segment encoding these proteins:
- a CDS encoding SgcJ/EcaC family oxidoreductase has product MNGTTDDETILREVLERWRTAVDAHRPQDVADVFTEDAIFQGLHPYGVGRYAVAAYYASQPLGMRAGYRILETRRYADDLVLGYLDTEFTFTDRDPVAVKLAVLARRQEDGWALAHYQVSRL; this is encoded by the coding sequence ATGAACGGCACCACCGATGACGAGACGATCCTGCGCGAGGTGCTCGAGCGCTGGCGGACGGCCGTGGACGCCCACCGGCCCCAGGACGTGGCCGACGTCTTCACCGAGGACGCCATCTTCCAGGGACTGCACCCCTACGGGGTGGGGCGGTACGCCGTGGCCGCGTACTACGCCTCCCAGCCCCTGGGGATGCGGGCCGGCTACCGGATCCTGGAGACCCGCCGGTACGCGGACGACCTGGTGCTCGGATACCTGGACACCGAGTTCACGTTCACCGACCGAGACCCGGTCGCCGTCAAGCTCGCCGTCCTCGCACGGCGGCAGGAGGACGGCTGGGCCCTCGCGCACTACCAGGTCTCCCGCCTGTAG
- a CDS encoding MmcQ/YjbR family DNA-binding protein, which yields MPDAEDVRRIALSLPDTTEKIAWSMPTFRVAGKMFATLPEDETSLAVRCPKEERDELVLAEPEKFWIADHEAQFAWVRARIAALDDEDELRAVLADSWRQAAPTRLLDAHPELGLPEGP from the coding sequence ATGCCGGACGCCGAAGACGTACGCCGTATCGCCCTGTCCCTCCCGGACACGACGGAGAAGATCGCCTGGAGCATGCCCACGTTCCGGGTCGCGGGCAAGATGTTCGCCACCCTGCCCGAGGACGAGACCTCCCTCGCGGTGCGCTGCCCCAAGGAGGAGCGCGACGAACTGGTCCTCGCCGAACCGGAGAAGTTCTGGATCGCCGACCACGAGGCACAGTTCGCCTGGGTGCGGGCCCGGATCGCCGCCCTCGACGACGAGGACGAACTGCGCGCCGTCCTCGCCGACTCCTGGCGCCAGGCCGCCCCGACCCGTCTGCTCGACGCCCACCCGGAACTGGGGCTGCCCGAAGGCCCATGA
- a CDS encoding LysR family transcriptional regulator, with the protein MIEARRLHILRAVADHRTVTAAAAALYLTPSAVSQQLTALEQETGHRLVERGAKGVRLTPAGEILLSHTNAVLAQLERAEAELAAYSSGAAGTVTVASFATGIALVVAPAVAHLARTSPGIRLRVLDAEGDASLPMLLDRQIDVAVAVEYRGAPADDPRLAHVPLYAEPFDAVVPVGHRLAGADVVPLAELAKDTWIGPYPGNPCHDVVVLACESAGFQPRLDHSSDDFRAVVALASADAGVALVPRSALRGMDLTGVVVRPVDGVAPTRRVFAAVRRGAEEHPLISPVLDALGAAARE; encoded by the coding sequence ATGATCGAAGCACGGCGGCTCCACATCCTCCGTGCGGTGGCCGACCACCGCACCGTGACAGCGGCGGCCGCCGCGCTCTACCTCACCCCGTCGGCGGTGTCCCAGCAGCTCACGGCCCTGGAGCAGGAGACGGGCCACCGGCTGGTGGAGCGCGGCGCCAAGGGCGTACGGCTCACCCCGGCCGGTGAGATCCTGCTCAGCCACACCAACGCCGTCCTCGCCCAGCTGGAGCGGGCCGAGGCGGAGCTCGCCGCCTACAGCTCGGGTGCGGCCGGCACGGTCACCGTCGCCTCCTTCGCCACCGGCATCGCCCTGGTCGTCGCGCCGGCGGTGGCCCACCTCGCCCGGACGTCCCCCGGCATCCGCCTGCGGGTCCTGGACGCGGAGGGCGACGCCAGCCTGCCGATGCTGCTGGACCGGCAGATCGACGTCGCCGTGGCCGTCGAGTACCGGGGGGCGCCCGCCGACGACCCCCGGCTGGCCCATGTGCCGCTGTACGCGGAGCCCTTCGACGCGGTCGTCCCCGTCGGCCACCGGCTGGCCGGCGCCGACGTCGTCCCGCTCGCGGAGCTGGCCAAGGACACCTGGATCGGCCCGTACCCCGGCAACCCCTGCCACGACGTGGTGGTGCTGGCGTGCGAGAGCGCCGGGTTCCAGCCCCGCCTCGACCACTCCTCCGACGACTTCCGCGCGGTCGTCGCCCTCGCCTCGGCCGACGCCGGAGTGGCGCTCGTCCCGCGCTCCGCGCTGCGCGGCATGGACCTCACCGGGGTCGTCGTCCGCCCCGTGGACGGGGTCGCGCCCACCCGCCGGGTCTTCGCCGCCGTACGCCGTGGCGCGGAGGAGCACCCGCTGATCAGCCCGGTCCTCGACGCGCTCGGCGCGGCGGCGCGGGAGTGA
- a CDS encoding glycine C-acetyltransferase: MFDSVRDDLRATLDEIRAAGLHKPERVIDTPQSATVNVTAGGRPGEVLNFCANNYLGLADHPDVVAAAHEALDRWGYGMASVRFICGTQEVHKQLEARLSAFLGQEDTILYSSCFDANGGVFETLLGPEDAVISDALNHASIIDGIRLSKARRLRYANRDMADLEARLKEASDARRKLIVTDGVFSMDGYVAPLREICDLADRYDAMVMVDDSHAVGFVGPGGRGTPELHGVMDRVDIITGTLGKALGGASGGYVAARAEIVALLRQRSRPYLFSNTLAPVIAAASLKVLDLLESADDLRVRLAENTALFRRRMSEEGFEILPGDHAIAPVMIGDASKAGRLAELLLERGVYVIGFSYPVVPQGQARIRVQLSAAHSTDDVNRAVDAFVSARAELEG; this comes from the coding sequence ATGTTCGACTCCGTGCGCGACGACCTGCGCGCCACCCTCGACGAGATCCGCGCCGCCGGTCTGCACAAGCCGGAGCGGGTGATCGACACCCCGCAGTCCGCGACCGTCAACGTCACCGCGGGCGGCCGCCCCGGCGAGGTCCTCAACTTTTGCGCCAACAACTACCTCGGCCTCGCCGACCACCCCGACGTGGTCGCCGCCGCCCACGAGGCGCTGGACCGCTGGGGCTACGGCATGGCCTCGGTCCGCTTCATCTGCGGCACGCAGGAGGTGCACAAGCAGCTGGAGGCCAGGCTGTCGGCGTTCCTCGGGCAGGAGGACACGATCCTGTACTCCTCCTGCTTCGACGCCAACGGCGGTGTCTTCGAGACCCTGCTCGGCCCGGAGGACGCGGTGATCTCCGACGCCCTCAACCACGCCTCCATCATCGACGGCATCCGCCTGTCCAAGGCCCGCCGCCTCCGCTACGCCAACCGCGACATGGCGGACCTGGAAGCCCGGTTGAAGGAGGCGTCCGACGCGCGCCGCAAGCTGATCGTCACCGACGGCGTGTTCTCGATGGACGGCTATGTGGCGCCGCTGCGCGAGATCTGCGACCTCGCCGACCGCTACGACGCCATGGTCATGGTCGACGACTCGCACGCCGTCGGCTTCGTCGGCCCCGGCGGCCGGGGCACCCCCGAGCTGCACGGCGTCATGGACCGCGTCGACATCATCACCGGCACCCTCGGCAAGGCCCTCGGCGGCGCGTCCGGCGGCTATGTGGCGGCCCGCGCCGAGATCGTCGCCCTGCTGCGCCAGCGCTCCCGGCCGTACCTGTTCTCCAACACCCTCGCCCCGGTGATCGCCGCGGCCTCGCTGAAGGTCCTGGACCTGCTGGAGTCGGCGGACGACCTGCGGGTCCGGCTCGCCGAGAACACCGCGCTGTTCCGCCGCCGGATGAGCGAGGAGGGCTTCGAGATCCTCCCCGGCGACCACGCCATCGCGCCCGTGATGATCGGCGACGCCTCCAAGGCCGGCCGGCTGGCCGAGCTGCTGCTGGAACGCGGCGTCTACGTGATCGGCTTCTCCTACCCGGTCGTCCCCCAGGGGCAGGCCCGCATCCGCGTCCAGCTGTCCGCCGCGCACTCGACGGACGACGTGAACCGCGCCGTCGACGCCTTCGTCTCGGCGCGCGCGGAACTGGAGGGCTGA
- a CDS encoding MFS transporter, whose amino-acid sequence MRGTPPRTPPGGAQDGTTRSPSPRAGTAKDRPRPVWSRDFALFFGARAVAQLGDTMLPVALAAGLLQQGYGAGAVGLALASTSAAFAGLIVFGGVLADRFDTRRLMIGADLVRVCTQSLAAALFFSGHVVLWQICAIGFVNGVAGAVFQPGVAGTVPRLAADVQGANGAIRVAEAVAQLAGPALAGVLVGFASPGGVFAAHATTYTVSAACLLLLRLPPRVRSGVARALTGGHAFRADLVEGWREFRSRTWLWGVIAVWCVYMITVWGPTIPLVAAEIVQHHGARSYGLVNSALGAGTVIGGLLALRLRPRRMLRAGAFGVFAFAAFPVTVGAGLPVAAMAAGAAVAGVGMAFWSVMWATSVQTQVPADVLNRIHAYDVAGSLAMMPVGQSLAGPAAGAFGSDHVLLAAGGMSFVVAASLLCVRAIRGLVRADTAAVPGSGP is encoded by the coding sequence ATGCGCGGGACGCCGCCGCGGACACCGCCGGGCGGGGCCCAGGACGGGACGACACGGAGCCCGTCACCCAGGGCAGGCACGGCCAAGGACCGGCCGAGGCCGGTGTGGTCACGCGATTTCGCCCTGTTCTTCGGGGCGCGGGCCGTGGCCCAGCTCGGTGACACCATGCTGCCCGTGGCGCTCGCGGCGGGCCTGCTCCAGCAGGGCTACGGCGCCGGTGCCGTCGGTCTCGCCCTGGCCTCGACGTCCGCCGCGTTCGCCGGGCTGATCGTCTTCGGCGGGGTCCTCGCGGACCGCTTCGACACCCGCCGGCTGATGATCGGCGCCGACCTGGTCCGCGTCTGCACCCAGTCCCTGGCCGCCGCGCTGTTCTTCTCCGGACACGTCGTCCTCTGGCAGATCTGCGCGATCGGCTTCGTCAACGGCGTGGCGGGCGCCGTGTTCCAGCCCGGCGTCGCCGGCACCGTGCCCCGCCTCGCCGCCGACGTCCAGGGCGCGAACGGCGCCATCCGCGTCGCCGAGGCCGTGGCCCAGCTGGCCGGCCCCGCCCTCGCGGGCGTCCTCGTCGGATTCGCCTCACCCGGCGGGGTGTTCGCCGCGCACGCCACCACCTACACGGTGAGCGCCGCCTGCCTCCTGCTGCTGCGGCTGCCCCCGAGGGTCCGCTCGGGCGTCGCCCGCGCCCTGACCGGCGGCCACGCCTTCCGGGCCGATCTGGTCGAGGGCTGGCGGGAGTTCAGGTCCCGCACCTGGCTGTGGGGCGTCATCGCCGTCTGGTGCGTCTACATGATCACCGTGTGGGGCCCGACGATCCCGCTGGTCGCGGCCGAGATCGTCCAGCACCACGGGGCCCGCTCCTACGGCCTGGTCAACTCCGCCCTCGGCGCCGGCACCGTGATCGGCGGCCTCCTCGCGCTGCGGCTGCGCCCGCGCCGCATGCTGCGCGCCGGCGCGTTCGGCGTCTTCGCCTTCGCCGCGTTCCCGGTGACGGTCGGCGCGGGTCTGCCCGTCGCGGCCATGGCGGCCGGAGCGGCCGTGGCCGGCGTCGGCATGGCGTTCTGGAGCGTGATGTGGGCGACGAGCGTGCAGACCCAGGTCCCGGCGGACGTCCTCAACCGCATCCACGCCTACGACGTGGCGGGCTCCCTGGCGATGATGCCGGTCGGCCAGTCCCTGGCGGGCCCGGCCGCGGGGGCGTTCGGGTCGGACCACGTGCTGCTGGCGGCGGGCGGCATGAGCTTCGTCGTGGCGGCCTCGCTGCTCTGCGTGCGCGCGATCCGCGGCCTGGTCCGGGCGGACACAGCCGCGGTCCCGGGGTCCGGGCCGTAA
- the tdh gene encoding L-threonine 3-dehydrogenase: protein MKALVKEKAEPGLWLADVPEPSIGPGDVLIKVLRTGICGTDLHIRSWDGWAQQSIRTPLVVGHEFVGEVVETGRDVADIKPGDRVSGEGHLVCGKCRNCLAGRRHLCRATVGLGVGRDGAFAEYVALPAANVWVHRVPVDLDVAAIFDPFGNAVHTALSFPLVGEDVLITGAGPIGLMAAAVARHAGARHVVITDVSEERLDLARKIGVTLALNVSDAGIAEGQRALGLREGFDIGLEMSGRPEALRDMIANMTHGGRIAMLGLPAEEFPVDWSRIVTSMITLKGIYGREMFETWYAMSVLLEGGLDLAPVITGRYGYRDFEAAFADAASGRGGKVILDWTA from the coding sequence GTGAAGGCGCTGGTCAAGGAGAAGGCGGAGCCCGGACTCTGGCTCGCGGACGTCCCGGAGCCGTCCATCGGGCCCGGCGACGTGCTGATCAAGGTGCTGCGCACCGGCATCTGCGGCACCGACCTGCACATCCGCTCCTGGGACGGCTGGGCGCAGCAGTCGATCCGCACCCCGCTCGTCGTCGGCCACGAGTTCGTCGGCGAGGTCGTGGAGACGGGCCGGGACGTCGCCGACATCAAGCCCGGCGACCGGGTCAGCGGCGAGGGCCACCTGGTGTGCGGGAAGTGCCGCAACTGCCTGGCCGGCCGCCGGCACCTGTGCCGGGCCACGGTCGGCCTCGGCGTCGGACGCGACGGCGCCTTCGCGGAGTACGTCGCGCTGCCCGCCGCCAACGTGTGGGTGCACCGGGTGCCCGTCGACCTCGACGTGGCCGCGATCTTCGACCCGTTCGGCAACGCCGTGCACACCGCGCTGTCGTTCCCGCTGGTCGGCGAGGACGTCCTGATCACCGGCGCCGGGCCGATCGGCCTGATGGCGGCGGCCGTCGCGCGGCACGCGGGCGCCCGCCACGTCGTCATCACCGACGTCAGCGAGGAGCGGCTGGACCTCGCCCGCAAGATCGGCGTGACGCTGGCGCTGAACGTGTCCGACGCGGGCATCGCCGAGGGGCAGCGCGCGCTCGGACTGCGCGAGGGCTTCGACATCGGTCTGGAGATGTCCGGCCGCCCCGAGGCCCTGCGCGACATGATCGCCAACATGACGCACGGCGGCCGGATCGCCATGCTCGGCCTGCCCGCCGAGGAGTTCCCCGTCGACTGGTCCCGGATCGTCACCTCGATGATCACCCTCAAGGGCATCTACGGCCGGGAGATGTTCGAGACCTGGTACGCGATGTCCGTGCTGCTCGAAGGCGGCCTCGACCTCGCTCCCGTCATCACCGGCCGCTACGGCTACCGGGACTTCGAGGCGGCGTTCGCCGACGCGGCGAGCGGCCGCGGCGGCAAGGTCATCCTCGACTGGACCGCGTAA
- a CDS encoding RICIN domain-containing protein yields the protein MPGIPDPLPPAPRRPRGPRVAALVTVAAASLLTSGLAPASAADRASTALPTGFVTVMNAASGRCLDARAAATANGTVVQQYACNNTTAQQWSLTATGDGYVRIGNRNDTGQVVDVADVSSADGAPVHLWAYGGGANQQWLPVDLGGGAYRFVNRHSGKCLDDPGASLADSVRFVQYTCNGSAAQRFQVVPVSQSTAAPDLGPNVAVFDPSMSASAIQGRLNSIFQQQETNQFGTQRHAVLFKPGSYDADVNVGFYTQVAGLGLTPDAVTVNGAVHAEADWFPPQNATQNFWRGAENLSVNPAGGRDRWAVSQAAPYRRMHLRGDIALDDGGWASGGLFADTKVDGRVDSGSQQQWLTRNSQLGGWTGSNWNMVFVGSQGVPDTTFPAPPYTTVAQSPVTREKPFLYVDGDNAYKVFVPAVRSGSSGTSWANGAPAGTSLSLDTFHIVKPGASAASINAALAAGRNLLVTPGIYHLDQTLQVNRPGTVVLGLGLATFVPDNGVTAMKVADVDGVKVAGLLFDAGTTNSPTLMEVGPANASASHDADPTSLHDVYFRVGGAAVGKATTSLVINSDDVIGDHMWIWRGDHGNGIGWNSNTGDTGLIVNGDDVTAYGLFVEHYQKYQTIWNGNGGRTYFYQNEMPYDPPNQAAWMNGSTQGYAAYKVADSVTSHQAWGLGSYCFFNVNPGVTAERAIEAPNRPGVRFTSMVTVSLGGTGTIRHVVNNAGGPSNSATNVANLPSYP from the coding sequence AACGCCGCGAGCGGCCGCTGCCTGGACGCCCGGGCCGCCGCGACCGCCAACGGCACCGTCGTGCAGCAGTACGCCTGCAACAACACGACGGCCCAGCAGTGGAGCCTCACCGCCACCGGCGACGGCTACGTCCGCATCGGCAACCGCAACGACACCGGTCAGGTCGTGGACGTCGCCGATGTCTCCAGCGCCGACGGCGCGCCCGTGCACCTGTGGGCGTACGGCGGCGGCGCCAACCAGCAGTGGCTGCCGGTCGACCTGGGCGGCGGCGCCTACCGGTTCGTCAACCGGCACAGCGGCAAGTGCCTGGACGACCCGGGCGCCTCGCTCGCGGACAGCGTGCGGTTCGTGCAGTACACGTGCAACGGCAGTGCCGCCCAGCGGTTCCAGGTGGTGCCGGTGAGCCAGTCGACGGCGGCCCCGGACCTCGGGCCGAACGTCGCCGTGTTCGACCCCTCGATGTCCGCCTCGGCCATCCAGGGCAGGCTGAACTCGATCTTCCAGCAGCAGGAGACCAACCAGTTCGGCACCCAGCGGCACGCGGTGCTGTTCAAGCCGGGCTCCTACGACGCCGATGTCAACGTCGGCTTCTACACACAGGTCGCCGGTCTCGGTCTCACCCCGGACGCGGTCACCGTCAACGGGGCCGTGCACGCCGAGGCGGACTGGTTCCCGCCGCAGAACGCCACCCAGAACTTCTGGCGCGGCGCCGAGAACCTGTCGGTCAACCCCGCGGGCGGCCGCGACCGTTGGGCCGTCTCGCAGGCGGCCCCGTACCGCCGGATGCACCTGCGCGGCGACATCGCCCTGGACGACGGCGGCTGGGCCAGCGGCGGCCTGTTCGCCGACACGAAGGTCGACGGGCGGGTCGACTCCGGCAGCCAGCAGCAGTGGCTGACCCGCAACTCCCAGCTCGGCGGCTGGACCGGCTCCAACTGGAACATGGTCTTCGTCGGCAGCCAGGGCGTGCCGGACACGACGTTCCCGGCGCCGCCGTACACCACGGTCGCGCAGTCCCCCGTGACCCGCGAGAAGCCGTTCCTGTACGTCGACGGCGACAACGCCTACAAGGTGTTCGTGCCCGCGGTCCGGTCCGGCTCCTCCGGCACCAGCTGGGCGAACGGGGCGCCCGCCGGCACCTCGCTGTCGCTCGACACGTTCCACATCGTGAAGCCGGGCGCGAGCGCCGCCTCGATCAACGCGGCGCTGGCCGCGGGCAGGAACCTGCTCGTCACGCCGGGGATCTACCACCTCGACCAGACCCTCCAGGTGAACCGGCCCGGCACGGTCGTCCTCGGTCTGGGCCTCGCGACGTTCGTCCCGGACAACGGCGTCACCGCGATGAAGGTCGCCGACGTCGACGGCGTGAAGGTCGCGGGCCTCCTCTTCGACGCCGGAACCACCAACTCGCCCACGCTCATGGAGGTCGGCCCGGCGAACGCGTCCGCGTCGCACGACGCCGACCCGACCTCGCTGCACGACGTGTACTTCCGGGTCGGCGGCGCGGCCGTCGGCAAGGCCACCACGAGCCTGGTGATCAACAGCGACGACGTCATCGGCGACCACATGTGGATCTGGCGCGGCGACCACGGCAACGGCATCGGCTGGAACAGCAACACCGGTGACACGGGCCTGATCGTCAACGGCGACGACGTCACGGCGTACGGCCTGTTCGTCGAGCACTACCAGAAGTACCAGACCATATGGAACGGCAACGGCGGCCGGACGTACTTCTACCAGAACGAGATGCCGTACGACCCGCCGAACCAGGCGGCCTGGATGAACGGCTCCACCCAGGGCTACGCCGCCTACAAGGTCGCCGACTCCGTCACCAGCCACCAGGCGTGGGGCCTCGGCAGCTACTGCTTCTTCAACGTGAACCCGGGTGTCACCGCCGAACGGGCCATCGAGGCGCCGAACCGGCCAGGGGTGCGCTTCACCAGCATGGTGACGGTCTCCCTCGGCGGCACCGGCACCATCCGGCACGTCGTCAACAACGCGGGCGGCCCGTCCAACTCGGCGACGAACGTGGCGAACCTGCCCAGCTATCCGTAG
- a CDS encoding GNAT family N-acetyltransferase, translating to MIPTRLDGTRLRACARDLAALLVDTVAAGSSVGFLASLDLADAETWWTGRAEAVDGGHLAVWAAYDGEHVVGTVSLAFADKPNSRHRAEVVKLMVHPRARGRGLGRTLLTAAETAAADAGITLLHLDTETGSPAERLYGSAGWTRAGVIPDYATSPDGEPRPTTIYYKRLGVPAPTR from the coding sequence GTGATCCCGACCCGTCTGGACGGCACCCGGCTGCGCGCGTGCGCCCGGGACCTGGCCGCCCTCCTCGTGGACACCGTGGCGGCCGGATCCTCCGTCGGCTTCCTCGCCTCCCTGGACCTGGCCGACGCCGAGACCTGGTGGACGGGGCGCGCGGAGGCGGTGGACGGCGGACACCTGGCGGTGTGGGCGGCGTACGACGGAGAACACGTCGTCGGGACGGTGAGCCTGGCCTTCGCCGACAAGCCCAACAGCCGGCACCGCGCCGAGGTCGTCAAGCTGATGGTGCACCCCCGGGCCCGTGGCCGGGGCCTCGGCCGGACCCTGCTGACCGCCGCCGAGACGGCCGCCGCCGACGCCGGGATCACCCTGCTCCACCTGGACACCGAGACCGGCAGCCCCGCCGAACGCCTGTACGGCTCGGCCGGCTGGACCCGCGCCGGCGTCATCCCCGACTACGCGACCAGCCCGGACGGCGAGCCGCGCCCGACGACGATCTACTACAAGCGCCTGGGCGTCCCCGCTCCCACCAGGTGA
- a CDS encoding helix-turn-helix domain-containing protein: MDRGDTVDTRLAARLAELRAERGWSLDELADRSGISRSTLSRAERAETSPTAALLNRLCHVYGRTMSRLLGEVESAPAPVVRAADQQVWQDRPSGFVRRSVSPPHAGLRAELVEGRLGAGADIAYDRPPVPGLEQHLWVLDGVLEVTVQESGHRLEAGDCLRTRVWGATRFRCPGPGEVRYLLAVVLP, translated from the coding sequence ATGGACAGGGGGGACACGGTCGACACCCGGCTGGCCGCGCGGCTCGCCGAACTGCGGGCGGAGCGCGGCTGGTCCCTGGACGAACTGGCGGACCGCAGCGGGATCAGCCGCTCGACCCTCTCCCGGGCCGAGCGCGCCGAGACCAGCCCCACGGCGGCCCTGCTCAACCGGCTGTGCCATGTGTACGGCCGCACCATGTCCCGCCTCCTCGGCGAGGTCGAGTCGGCCCCCGCCCCGGTGGTGCGGGCGGCCGACCAGCAGGTGTGGCAGGACCGCCCCTCCGGTTTCGTGCGGCGGTCCGTGTCGCCGCCGCACGCCGGCCTGCGGGCGGAACTGGTCGAGGGACGGCTCGGCGCGGGCGCCGACATCGCCTACGACCGGCCGCCCGTACCGGGCCTCGAGCAGCACCTGTGGGTGCTGGACGGGGTGCTGGAGGTGACCGTGCAGGAGAGCGGGCACCGGCTGGAGGCGGGGGACTGCCTGCGCACCCGCGTATGGGGGGCCACACGCTTCCGGTGCCCGGGCCCCGGCGAGGTCCGCTATCTGCTGGCGGTGGTGCTGCCGTGA